In Paraburkholderia phenazinium, the following are encoded in one genomic region:
- the pilM gene encoding pilus assembly protein PilM produces MAIKSTLLVKVRRFAAGIDVSREAVKLVVLSQRLRMGEQMRIEYLGAVPLAAGAMAGGEIVDRTAVTRAMREVFADLPRACASHTLRCAMALPGSATLMSSVPLARFGAAGELAVARGATLAGLEPAVLVEAERMAGIERHALAVDWFIDGAPSRAASVAIATAARQHLEARIECAAAAGVTLTAIDGEPHAALRALRHAAMLELEPHESYAAIWIGADGVYGWRIDDEAVTADMHYPAPEHADLADALRDLVGGPEFDCALLGGELELLDGVGFSVADIGDVLGCSVLPFECRSLGDCARSLCADLLYEPTCAVAFGLALRGVME; encoded by the coding sequence ATGGCGATTAAAAGTACGTTGCTTGTGAAGGTGCGGCGTTTTGCTGCAGGAATCGACGTGAGTCGCGAGGCGGTGAAGCTCGTGGTGTTGAGTCAGCGCTTGCGTATGGGCGAGCAGATGCGCATCGAGTACCTCGGGGCTGTGCCGCTCGCTGCCGGCGCGATGGCAGGGGGAGAGATCGTGGATCGCACTGCCGTGACTCGTGCAATGCGCGAAGTGTTCGCGGATCTGCCACGCGCGTGTGCGTCCCACACACTGCGTTGCGCGATGGCGCTGCCGGGTTCGGCGACGCTGATGTCGAGCGTGCCGCTTGCACGGTTCGGCGCCGCAGGCGAGCTCGCGGTAGCGCGCGGCGCGACGCTCGCGGGGCTGGAGCCGGCGGTGCTTGTGGAAGCGGAACGGATGGCGGGGATCGAGCGTCACGCGCTGGCGGTCGACTGGTTCATTGACGGCGCGCCGAGCCGTGCAGCGTCCGTCGCGATTGCGACGGCGGCCCGCCAGCATCTGGAGGCGCGCATCGAGTGCGCGGCCGCGGCCGGCGTCACCTTGACCGCGATCGACGGTGAACCGCATGCCGCGTTACGCGCGCTGCGCCACGCGGCCATGCTAGAACTGGAGCCCCATGAGAGTTACGCGGCTATCTGGATTGGTGCGGACGGTGTGTACGGCTGGCGTATCGACGACGAGGCGGTGACTGCCGACATGCACTACCCGGCGCCCGAGCATGCGGATCTCGCGGATGCGTTACGCGACCTCGTCGGCGGCCCCGAGTTTGACTGTGCGTTGCTCGGAGGAGAACTCGAGTTGCTCGACGGGGTGGGCTTTTCTGTCGCGGATATCGGCGATGTGCTGGGCTGTTCCGTGCTGCCTTTCGAGTGCCGGTCCCTGGGTGACTGCGCGCGCTCGCTCTGCGCCGACCTGCTGTACGAGCCGACCTGTGCGGTGGCGTTTGGTCTTGCCTTGCGCGGGGTGATGGAATGA
- a CDS encoding fimbrial assembly protein, protein MNSRMGTAGHPVWIGGFNLLPYRQRDARLARRCCLLEWLGAALIGCTAVLAVAGWQMFERSRLDAQRAASERELAALAVPLAELARLRHDAEEQGKRGARAVALSAPLTRLLDLLDTLSRVPADGVVLQQLRQHAHETELLATSTDPVASAVWLKQLSTIRGVKSSEVADLHPLARTGHDASAIGSGPVEFAARLRWDEPLKEVVQAVASARAHKRETDKPRGAR, encoded by the coding sequence ATGAATTCGCGCATGGGAACGGCTGGACACCCGGTCTGGATCGGCGGCTTCAACTTGCTGCCCTACCGGCAACGCGACGCGCGCCTCGCCCGGCGGTGCTGTCTGCTCGAATGGCTGGGCGCGGCGTTGATCGGCTGCACGGCGGTGCTGGCGGTAGCGGGCTGGCAGATGTTTGAGCGCTCGCGGCTCGATGCGCAGCGCGCGGCGAGCGAACGCGAACTGGCGGCCCTCGCGGTGCCGCTCGCCGAGCTGGCGCGACTCCGGCACGACGCTGAAGAGCAGGGCAAACGGGGCGCGCGGGCAGTCGCGTTGTCCGCACCCTTGACGCGACTGCTCGATCTGCTCGATACGCTAAGCCGGGTGCCCGCCGATGGCGTCGTCCTGCAGCAGTTAAGACAGCATGCACATGAGACGGAGTTGCTGGCGACGTCCACCGACCCCGTTGCGTCCGCGGTCTGGCTCAAGCAATTGAGCACGATTCGCGGCGTGAAGAGCTCCGAGGTCGCCGACCTGCATCCGTTGGCAAGGACCGGACATGACGCTTCAGCGATCGGCAGCGGTCCGGTTGAGTTTGCCGCCCGGTTGCGGTGGGACGAGCCCTTGAAAGAAGTGGTGCAGGCGGTGGCGTCTGCGCGCGCACATAAACGCGAAACCGACAAGCCGCGAGGTGCACGATGA
- the pilQ gene encoding type IV pilus secretin PilQ, giving the protein MTTASERIRQAIGCAVFVAGAAHASLPPLPVVMPSDDAVAPYDAPPLPRSLAVDVPNPFLRTDSADEAPSAETPQRATSVTSDDLEGTPLEGTPLTATRAVAAHAESPAAGTLEGPPVPLAPAQRLGDASSRAIDDGLAPDKPISLNFQRAELGAVLNAFAQFTGLNIVASDRVRGTVSLRLDKVSWRTAFDTLLDVNGLAMERHGNVIWVAPLADLAARERQRFEAHARVADLEPLASRTFELHYAHAEDVRRLLTGSGSQRVLSKRGAAMADVRTNLLFVTDLEARLAQIAELLASIDRPSRQVLIEARIVEGEQGFSRNLGVRLSLAAAGVDGGGTATGIAGGKDGTVYDLAAGPLSGFDAATVGLTLFAAQATRLLNIELSALEAEGHGETVSSPRVVTADRMKAIVEQGTELPYQAKVGQGVSGVQFRRASLKLEVEPQITPDGRVVLDLDIAKDSVGEQTAAGPAINTKHVQTRVEVEDGGTVSIGGIYATDDRDDVTRVPLLGKIPLLGAFFRHRAHRDQRSELVVFITPRVVQTN; this is encoded by the coding sequence ATGACGACGGCATCCGAGCGAATCCGGCAGGCAATCGGCTGCGCTGTTTTCGTCGCGGGCGCAGCGCACGCGTCGTTGCCACCGTTGCCCGTCGTCATGCCGTCCGACGATGCGGTAGCGCCATACGACGCGCCGCCGTTGCCGCGCAGTCTGGCCGTCGATGTACCCAACCCGTTTCTGCGCACCGACTCGGCGGACGAAGCGCCGTCAGCCGAAACCCCGCAGAGAGCGACAAGCGTGACAAGCGACGACCTCGAGGGCACGCCGCTCGAGGGCACGCCGCTGACGGCAACACGCGCCGTAGCGGCGCACGCCGAATCGCCCGCCGCCGGCACACTCGAAGGGCCGCCCGTACCGCTCGCCCCGGCGCAGCGTCTGGGCGACGCATCGAGCCGCGCGATCGACGACGGTCTCGCGCCCGATAAACCCATTTCGCTGAATTTCCAGCGCGCCGAGCTGGGTGCGGTGCTGAACGCGTTCGCGCAGTTCACGGGCCTGAATATCGTCGCGAGCGACCGGGTTCGCGGCACGGTGTCGCTGCGGCTCGACAAGGTGTCGTGGCGTACCGCATTCGACACCTTGCTCGACGTCAACGGCCTCGCCATGGAGCGGCACGGCAACGTGATCTGGGTCGCGCCGCTGGCGGATCTGGCGGCGCGCGAGCGGCAGCGCTTCGAGGCGCATGCGCGGGTCGCGGATCTGGAGCCGCTCGCGAGCCGTACCTTCGAGCTGCACTACGCGCACGCCGAAGACGTGCGGCGCCTGCTGACCGGCTCCGGAAGCCAGCGCGTGCTGTCGAAGCGCGGTGCGGCGATGGCGGATGTGCGCACCAATCTGCTGTTCGTCACGGATCTGGAGGCGCGTCTCGCGCAAATTGCCGAGCTGCTGGCGTCGATCGACCGGCCGTCGCGCCAGGTGCTGATCGAAGCGCGTATCGTCGAAGGGGAGCAGGGTTTTTCGCGTAACCTGGGCGTGCGGCTGTCGCTCGCCGCGGCGGGCGTGGATGGCGGCGGCACGGCCACCGGGATTGCCGGTGGCAAGGACGGCACCGTCTACGATCTGGCGGCGGGGCCCCTGTCGGGGTTCGACGCCGCCACGGTCGGCCTGACGCTGTTCGCCGCCCAGGCCACGCGCCTGCTCAATATAGAATTGAGCGCGCTGGAAGCGGAGGGGCACGGTGAAACGGTCTCGAGCCCGCGCGTGGTGACCGCGGACCGCATGAAAGCGATCGTCGAGCAGGGCACCGAACTGCCATATCAGGCGAAAGTCGGCCAGGGCGTCTCGGGCGTGCAGTTTCGCCGCGCAAGCCTGAAACTGGAGGTGGAGCCGCAGATCACGCCGGACGGGCGGGTGGTGCTGGACCTCGATATCGCCAAGGACAGCGTCGGCGAGCAGACCGCCGCGGGGCCGGCCATCAACACCAAGCACGTGCAGACGCGCGTCGAGGTGGAGGACGGCGGGACTGTGTCGATCGGCGGAATCTATGCCACAGATGACCGGGATGATGTGACGCGAGTGCCACTCCTGGGCAAAATACCCCTTTTGGGCGCATTTTTTCGTCATCGGGCACACCGCGACCAACGCAGCGAGCTGGTCGTTTTTATCACGCCGCGCGTTGTGCAGACGAATTGA
- a CDS encoding shikimate kinase, translating to MQARDAHANVFFVGLMGAGKTTVGRAVARRLDRPFFDSDHEIEVRTGARIPVIFELEGEAGFRDRESHVITDLTLQQNIVLATGGGAVLRPENRLALQNNGVVVYLRANPHDLWLRTRRDKNRPLLQTEDPKARLEELYEVRDPLYRECAHFVIETGRPSVNGLVNMVLMQLEMAGVAKHPAS from the coding sequence TTGCAAGCGCGGGACGCACACGCCAATGTATTTTTTGTAGGGCTCATGGGGGCAGGCAAGACCACCGTGGGCCGCGCGGTGGCGCGCCGGCTGGATCGTCCGTTCTTCGATTCCGACCATGAAATCGAGGTGCGCACGGGCGCGCGCATCCCTGTCATCTTCGAACTCGAGGGCGAGGCGGGCTTTCGCGACCGCGAATCGCATGTGATCACCGACCTCACCCTGCAGCAGAATATCGTGCTGGCCACGGGCGGCGGCGCCGTTTTGCGGCCGGAAAACCGCCTGGCGCTGCAAAACAACGGCGTGGTCGTCTATTTGCGCGCCAACCCGCACGATCTGTGGTTGCGCACGCGGCGCGACAAGAATCGCCCGCTGCTGCAGACCGAAGATCCCAAAGCGCGTCTGGAGGAGCTCTACGAGGTGCGCGATCCGCTTTACCGCGAGTGCGCGCATTTCGTCATCGAAACCGGCCGGCCGTCGGTCAACGGCCTCGTCAACATGGTCCTGATGCAGCTCGAGATGGCCGGCGTCGCCAAACATCCTGCGTCATAA
- the aroB gene encoding 3-dehydroquinate synthase translates to MITVKVELGDRAYPIHIGADLIGQTALFAPHIAGSSITIVTNTTVDPLYGDTLRAALAPLGKQVSTVVLPDGEAYKNLDTLNLIFDALLGARADRKTTLIALGGGVIGDMTGFAAACYMRGVPFIQVPTTLLSQVDSSVGGKTGINHPLGKNMIGAFYQPQAVIADIGALRTLPARELAAGVAEVIKTGAIADAAFFEWIEANVEALNRCEPQALAEAVKRSCEIKASVVAADEREGGLRAILNFGHTFGHAIEAGLGYGEWLHGEAVGCGMVMAADLSVRLGHLDEAARRRLVDVIKAAHLPTRAPALGESRYVDLMRVDKKAEAGEIKFILLKRFGETLIGPAPDAAVHATLAAAV, encoded by the coding sequence ATGATTACCGTCAAAGTCGAACTGGGCGACCGCGCCTATCCCATCCATATCGGCGCCGACCTGATCGGCCAGACGGCGCTGTTTGCACCGCATATCGCCGGTTCGTCCATCACCATCGTCACCAACACCACCGTCGACCCGCTCTACGGCGACACCTTGCGTGCGGCGCTCGCGCCGCTCGGCAAGCAGGTGTCCACGGTCGTGCTGCCCGATGGCGAGGCCTACAAGAATCTGGACACGCTGAATCTGATCTTCGACGCCCTGCTGGGCGCGCGGGCCGACCGCAAGACCACCTTGATCGCGCTGGGCGGCGGGGTGATCGGCGACATGACCGGGTTCGCCGCCGCCTGCTATATGCGCGGCGTGCCGTTCATCCAGGTGCCGACTACGCTGCTGTCGCAGGTCGATTCGTCGGTGGGCGGCAAGACCGGTATCAACCATCCGCTCGGCAAGAACATGATCGGCGCGTTCTACCAGCCGCAAGCCGTGATTGCGGACATCGGCGCGTTGCGTACGCTGCCGGCGCGTGAGCTGGCCGCCGGTGTCGCGGAAGTCATCAAGACCGGTGCGATTGCGGACGCCGCTTTCTTCGAGTGGATCGAAGCGAATGTCGAGGCCTTGAACCGTTGCGAGCCGCAAGCCCTTGCAGAAGCGGTCAAGCGCTCCTGCGAGATCAAGGCGTCGGTCGTCGCGGCAGACGAACGCGAAGGCGGTCTGCGTGCGATTCTCAATTTCGGTCACACGTTCGGTCATGCGATCGAAGCCGGGCTCGGCTACGGCGAATGGCTGCATGGCGAAGCAGTAGGATGCGGAATGGTGATGGCGGCCGACCTGTCCGTGCGCCTCGGTCATCTGGACGAAGCGGCGCGCCGGCGTCTCGTCGACGTGATCAAGGCCGCGCATTTGCCCACACGCGCGCCTGCGCTGGGCGAGTCCCGCTATGTCGACCTGATGCGCGTCGACAAGAAAGCCGAAGCGGGCGAAATCAAATTCATCCTGCTGAAGCGTTTTGGTGAGACGCTGATCGGCCCGGCACCTGACGCCGCCGTGCATGCCACGCTAGCGGCTGCGGTCTGA
- a CDS encoding deoxyguanosinetriphosphate triphosphohydrolase, whose amino-acid sequence MSAGAQPALPVTPNLAALEAHLAPYAARASQSRGRRHAEAPPSARTEFQRDRDRIVHSTAFRRLEYKTQVFVNHEGDLFRTRLTHSLEVAQIARSVARNLRVNEDLVEAISLAHDLGHTPFGHAGQDALNECMREHGGFEHNLQSLAVVDDLEEHYGAFNGLNLCFETREGILKHCSRENARRLGALGERFLDGRQPSIEAQIANVADEIAYNNHDVDDGLRSGLLTVQQLAEVELWQTHYEAARRDYPHIEGRRLIHETVRRIINTLIVDLIETTTRNLLEHAPASLDAVRAAPPLVAHSEAVAAQAAALKRFLFKNLYRHYRVMRMANKARRVVIGLFDAFTDDSRLLPPSYQSADAAVQPRLIAHYIAGMTDRYALKEYQRLFVIADN is encoded by the coding sequence GTGTCTGCGGGCGCGCAGCCGGCACTTCCCGTCACTCCCAATCTCGCCGCGCTCGAAGCCCATCTCGCGCCTTATGCGGCGCGCGCGTCGCAATCCCGCGGTCGCCGCCATGCCGAAGCGCCGCCCAGCGCGCGCACCGAGTTTCAGCGCGATCGCGACCGCATCGTCCACTCCACCGCGTTCCGCCGCCTCGAATACAAGACGCAGGTGTTCGTGAACCACGAGGGCGATCTGTTTCGCACCCGCCTCACGCACAGTCTGGAAGTGGCGCAGATCGCGCGTTCCGTGGCCCGCAATCTGCGAGTCAACGAGGATCTGGTCGAAGCCATTTCACTCGCCCACGACCTCGGCCATACGCCGTTCGGCCATGCCGGTCAGGACGCGCTCAACGAATGCATGCGGGAGCATGGCGGCTTCGAGCACAACCTGCAGAGCCTCGCGGTGGTCGACGATCTCGAAGAGCACTACGGTGCGTTCAATGGCCTGAACCTCTGTTTCGAAACGCGCGAAGGCATCCTCAAGCATTGTTCGCGGGAAAATGCGCGGCGGCTCGGCGCACTCGGCGAGCGCTTCCTCGACGGGCGGCAACCGTCCATCGAGGCGCAGATCGCGAACGTCGCGGACGAGATCGCGTACAACAATCACGACGTCGACGATGGATTGCGCTCCGGGCTGCTGACGGTCCAGCAACTGGCTGAAGTCGAGTTGTGGCAGACGCACTACGAGGCGGCGCGCCGCGATTATCCGCACATCGAAGGACGCCGGCTGATTCACGAGACGGTGCGCCGCATCATCAATACGCTGATCGTCGATCTGATCGAAACGACCACCCGCAATCTGCTCGAGCACGCACCGGCTTCGCTCGACGCCGTGCGTGCCGCGCCGCCGCTGGTCGCACATAGCGAAGCGGTGGCCGCGCAGGCGGCGGCTCTCAAGCGCTTCCTGTTCAAGAACCTGTATCGCCACTATCGCGTGATGCGCATGGCGAACAAGGCGCGCCGCGTGGTGATCGGCCTGTTCGATGCGTTCACCGACGATTCGCGGCTGCTGCCGCCGTCGTACCAGTCAGCGGATGCGGCGGTCCAGCCGCGGCTGATCGCCCATTACATCGCGGGCATGACCGATCGCTACGCGCTCAAGGAATACCAGCGTCTGTTCGTGATCGCGGATAATTGA
- a CDS encoding DUF883 family protein produces the protein MTALPNTRDALGESWTSTSRRARRIARHSRHAAEDIATELRSLMSELEDTLADGTQADAAALRAQLSKRLEVARTRLNDTREAVRQRAEVALSDADDYVHENPWQTIAIVGGIALIAGALFARAR, from the coding sequence ATGACTGCACTACCGAACACGCGAGACGCCCTCGGCGAATCCTGGACCTCGACGAGCCGCCGTGCGCGCCGCATCGCGCGCCATAGCCGCCACGCGGCCGAAGACATTGCCACCGAACTGCGCTCACTGATGTCGGAACTCGAAGACACGCTGGCCGACGGCACGCAAGCCGACGCTGCGGCGCTGCGCGCCCAGTTGAGCAAGCGCCTGGAAGTGGCACGTACGCGCCTGAACGATACCCGCGAAGCCGTGCGCCAGCGCGCCGAAGTCGCGCTCTCGGACGCCGACGATTACGTGCACGAAAACCCGTGGCAGACAATTGCAATCGTGGGCGGCATTGCCCTGATTGCGGGTGCATTGTTTGCACGGGCTCGCTGA